Proteins from a genomic interval of Quercus robur chromosome 9, dhQueRobu3.1, whole genome shotgun sequence:
- the LOC126700363 gene encoding U-box domain-containing protein 35-like isoform X2 yields the protein MATVMEKSVKEEADNLASLPSLSSVVAVAVNGKKKSKYVVKWALEKCVPEGKVIFKLIHVRERITGVPTQMGNSIPLSQVREDVAAAYIKEINFQTSQMLLPYKKLCAQKKVEVDDIVIESDDVEKAIAEEVAKHDIHKLVIGASSRGLFTRKLKGLSSKISASTPRFCTVYVVSRGKLSSVRPSNTEMNGSFKDDSSETSCSSQSLSSHTSSSLTGTNSVETNHSRCQSLDVEERKDDMSSYPNKADSEPALNWAYSCKTLPTDDQSWISDQASNLDALTDYPSSDTQEIDFELEKLRIELRHVRGMYAIAQSETIGASRKLHNLSERRMEEAMKLKEINIKEERAKELARQEKERHEAAKREAEYVRECAEREASQRREAEMKAIHDSKEKKKFENALVGPVQQYHKFTWEEIVSATSSFSEDLKIGMGAYGSVYKCNLHHTTAAVKVLHSEDSHKNKQFLQELDILSKIRHPHLLLLLGACQDRGCLVYEHMENGSLEDRLLKKNGSPPIPWFERCRIAWEVASALVFLHNSKPRAIIHRDLKPANILLDHNLVSKIGDVGLSTMLKSDVSSMYTVCSYAGPVGTLCYIDPEYQRTGILSPQSDVYAFGMVILQLLTAKPAIALAHVVETALSDGKLLEILDQEGGNWPIEVAKELAEMGLSCAELRRQDRPDLKEKVLPALERLKEVADRARDSACRVPSAPPNHFICPILKDVMDDPCVAADGYTYDRRAIKQWLEENDTSPMTNMPLPHKNLIPNYTLLSAVVEWKSGIQ from the exons ATGGCCACAGTAATGGAGAAAAGTGTAAAGGAAGAAGCTGACAATCTTGCATCTTTGCCTTCCTTATCTTCAGTGGTTGCAGTAGCTGtcaatggaaagaaaaaaagcaaatatGTAGTAAAGTGGGCACTGGAGAAGTGTGTTCCTGAGGGAAAGGTTATCTTCAAACTGATACATGTCCGTGAAAGGATTACTGGAGTTCCTACACAAA TGGGAAATTCCATTCCGCTTTCACAAGTACGGGAGGATGTAGCAGCTGCTTATATAAAGGAAATTAATTTTCAGACAAGTCAAATGCTTCTTCCTTACAAGAAATTGTGCGCTCAGAAAAAG GTGGAAGTAGATGATATAGTTATTGAATCAGATGATGTGGAAAAAGCAATAGCAGAGGAGGTTGCTAAACATGATATCCACAAGCTTGTCATAGGAGCTTCATCACGTGGCTTGTTCACAAG GAAACTTAAGGGTCTATCCTCAAAAATCTCAGCGAGCACTCCAAGATTTTGTACAGTCTATGTTGTTTCGAGAGGAAAGTTGTCTTCCGTACGCCCATCCAATACAGAAATGAATGGAAGCTTTAAAGATGACAGTAGTGAAACAAGTTGTTCTAGCCAGAGTTTGTCAAGCCACACTTCCAGCTCACTGACAG GAACAAATTCAGTTGAAACAAACCATTCTAGATGCCAGTCCTTGGATGTTGAGGAAAGGAAGGACGATATGAGTTCTTATCCCAATAAAGCAGATTCTGAACCTGCATTGAATTGGGCCTATAGTTGCAAAACCTTGCCAACAGATGATCAATCATGGATTTCTGATCAAGCTTCCAACTTAGATGCTCTCACCGATTATCCTTCATCAGATACTCAG GAAATTGATTTTGAGCTGGAAAAGCTAAGAATAGAACTCAGACATGTCCGAGGAATGTATGCAATAGCTCAAAGTGAGACAATAGGTGCTTCCCGGAAG CTACACAATCTCAGTGAACGCCGGATGGAGGAAGCAATGAAGCTCAAGGAGATAAATATCAAAGAGGAGAGAGCCAAAGAATTAGCAAGacaagagaaagagaggcaTGAAGCTGCAAAAAGAGAAGCTGAATATGTGAGAGAATGTGCTGAAAGAGAAGCCTCCCAACGGAGAGAAGCAGAGATGAAGGCTATTCATGAttctaaagagaaaaaaaagtttgagaaTGCTCTTGTTGGTCCAGTGCAGCAATACCATAAGTTCACATGGGAAGAGATTGTGTCTGCCACTTCATCTTTCTCTGAAGATCTTAAAATAGGGATGGGGGCATATGGATCAGTTTATAAGTGCAATCTGCATCATACAACTGCAGCAGTGAAAGTTCTTCACTCCGAAGATAGTCACAAAAATAAGCAGTTCCTGCAGGAG CTTGATATCTTGAGCAAAATTCGGCATCCCCATTTACTTCTCCTTCTTGGAGCCTGTCAAGATCGTGGTTGCCTAGTCTACGAGCACATGGAGAATGGTAGCCTGGAGGACAGGTTGCTCAAGAAAAATGGTTCACCTCCCATTCCTTGGTTTGAGAGGTGCCGAATAGCTTGGGAAGTAGCCTCAGCTCTTGTCTTTCTTCACAACTCAAAGCCAAGAGCAATAATCCATCGTGATTTGAAACCAGCAAACATTTTGCTTGATCATAACCTTGTGAGCAAGATTGGTGATGTTGGCCTTTCTACAATGCTTAAATCAGATGTTTCTTCTATGTATACTGTATGCTCTTACGCAGGGCCTGTTGGGACACTCTGCTACATAGATCCTGAGTATCAAAGGACTGGGATACTATCTCCACAGTCCGATGTTTATGCTTTTGGAATGGTGATTTTGCAGTTGCTGACTGCAAAACCAGCAATAGCACTAGCCCATGTGGTGGAAACTGCTTTAAGTGATGGTAAGTTATTGGAGATTTTGGATCAAGAAGGCGGGAATTGGCCAATTGAGGTGGCAAAGGAATTGGCTGAAATGGGACTGAGCTGTGCTGAGCTTCGGCGTCAAGATAGACCTGATTTGAAAGAGAAAGTACTTCCTGCACTGGAGAGATTGAAAGAAGTTGCTGATAGGGCTCGAGATTCAGCTTGCAGAGTGCCATCTGCACCTCCTAACCACTTCATCTGCCCAATTCTTAAG GATGTGATGGACGATCCTTGCGTTGCTGCGGATGGTTACACTTATGACCGCAGAGCAATAAAGCAATGGCTTGAAGAGAATGATACATCTCCAATGACAAATATGCCATTGCCTCATAAGAATCTGATACCAAATTACACGCTTCTTTCTGCAGTTGTGGAGTGGAAATCTGGAATCCAATAA
- the LOC126700363 gene encoding U-box domain-containing protein 35-like isoform X1 — protein sequence MATVMEKSVKEEADNLASLPSLSSVVAVAVNGKKKSKYVVKWALEKCVPEGKVIFKLIHVRERITGVPTQMGNSIPLSQVREDVAAAYIKEINFQTSQMLLPYKKLCAQKKVEVDDIVIESDDVEKAIAEEVAKHDIHKLVIGASSRGLFTRKLKGLSSKISASTPRFCTVYVVSRGKLSSVRPSNTEMNGSFKDDSSETSCSSQSLSSHTSSSLTDYASVASHSHFCSPSLPMQRFQALSTINHNLLKTGTNSVETNHSRCQSLDVEERKDDMSSYPNKADSEPALNWAYSCKTLPTDDQSWISDQASNLDALTDYPSSDTQEIDFELEKLRIELRHVRGMYAIAQSETIGASRKLHNLSERRMEEAMKLKEINIKEERAKELARQEKERHEAAKREAEYVRECAEREASQRREAEMKAIHDSKEKKKFENALVGPVQQYHKFTWEEIVSATSSFSEDLKIGMGAYGSVYKCNLHHTTAAVKVLHSEDSHKNKQFLQELDILSKIRHPHLLLLLGACQDRGCLVYEHMENGSLEDRLLKKNGSPPIPWFERCRIAWEVASALVFLHNSKPRAIIHRDLKPANILLDHNLVSKIGDVGLSTMLKSDVSSMYTVCSYAGPVGTLCYIDPEYQRTGILSPQSDVYAFGMVILQLLTAKPAIALAHVVETALSDGKLLEILDQEGGNWPIEVAKELAEMGLSCAELRRQDRPDLKEKVLPALERLKEVADRARDSACRVPSAPPNHFICPILKDVMDDPCVAADGYTYDRRAIKQWLEENDTSPMTNMPLPHKNLIPNYTLLSAVVEWKSGIQ from the exons ATGGCCACAGTAATGGAGAAAAGTGTAAAGGAAGAAGCTGACAATCTTGCATCTTTGCCTTCCTTATCTTCAGTGGTTGCAGTAGCTGtcaatggaaagaaaaaaagcaaatatGTAGTAAAGTGGGCACTGGAGAAGTGTGTTCCTGAGGGAAAGGTTATCTTCAAACTGATACATGTCCGTGAAAGGATTACTGGAGTTCCTACACAAA TGGGAAATTCCATTCCGCTTTCACAAGTACGGGAGGATGTAGCAGCTGCTTATATAAAGGAAATTAATTTTCAGACAAGTCAAATGCTTCTTCCTTACAAGAAATTGTGCGCTCAGAAAAAG GTGGAAGTAGATGATATAGTTATTGAATCAGATGATGTGGAAAAAGCAATAGCAGAGGAGGTTGCTAAACATGATATCCACAAGCTTGTCATAGGAGCTTCATCACGTGGCTTGTTCACAAG GAAACTTAAGGGTCTATCCTCAAAAATCTCAGCGAGCACTCCAAGATTTTGTACAGTCTATGTTGTTTCGAGAGGAAAGTTGTCTTCCGTACGCCCATCCAATACAGAAATGAATGGAAGCTTTAAAGATGACAGTAGTGAAACAAGTTGTTCTAGCCAGAGTTTGTCAAGCCACACTTCCAGCTCACTGACAG ATTATGCTTCGGTTGCTTCGCACTCTCATTTCTGTTCTCCTTCACTACCAATGCAGCGATTTCAAGCTCTTTCTACTATTAACCACAACCTTCTTAAGACAGGAACAAATTCAGTTGAAACAAACCATTCTAGATGCCAGTCCTTGGATGTTGAGGAAAGGAAGGACGATATGAGTTCTTATCCCAATAAAGCAGATTCTGAACCTGCATTGAATTGGGCCTATAGTTGCAAAACCTTGCCAACAGATGATCAATCATGGATTTCTGATCAAGCTTCCAACTTAGATGCTCTCACCGATTATCCTTCATCAGATACTCAG GAAATTGATTTTGAGCTGGAAAAGCTAAGAATAGAACTCAGACATGTCCGAGGAATGTATGCAATAGCTCAAAGTGAGACAATAGGTGCTTCCCGGAAG CTACACAATCTCAGTGAACGCCGGATGGAGGAAGCAATGAAGCTCAAGGAGATAAATATCAAAGAGGAGAGAGCCAAAGAATTAGCAAGacaagagaaagagaggcaTGAAGCTGCAAAAAGAGAAGCTGAATATGTGAGAGAATGTGCTGAAAGAGAAGCCTCCCAACGGAGAGAAGCAGAGATGAAGGCTATTCATGAttctaaagagaaaaaaaagtttgagaaTGCTCTTGTTGGTCCAGTGCAGCAATACCATAAGTTCACATGGGAAGAGATTGTGTCTGCCACTTCATCTTTCTCTGAAGATCTTAAAATAGGGATGGGGGCATATGGATCAGTTTATAAGTGCAATCTGCATCATACAACTGCAGCAGTGAAAGTTCTTCACTCCGAAGATAGTCACAAAAATAAGCAGTTCCTGCAGGAG CTTGATATCTTGAGCAAAATTCGGCATCCCCATTTACTTCTCCTTCTTGGAGCCTGTCAAGATCGTGGTTGCCTAGTCTACGAGCACATGGAGAATGGTAGCCTGGAGGACAGGTTGCTCAAGAAAAATGGTTCACCTCCCATTCCTTGGTTTGAGAGGTGCCGAATAGCTTGGGAAGTAGCCTCAGCTCTTGTCTTTCTTCACAACTCAAAGCCAAGAGCAATAATCCATCGTGATTTGAAACCAGCAAACATTTTGCTTGATCATAACCTTGTGAGCAAGATTGGTGATGTTGGCCTTTCTACAATGCTTAAATCAGATGTTTCTTCTATGTATACTGTATGCTCTTACGCAGGGCCTGTTGGGACACTCTGCTACATAGATCCTGAGTATCAAAGGACTGGGATACTATCTCCACAGTCCGATGTTTATGCTTTTGGAATGGTGATTTTGCAGTTGCTGACTGCAAAACCAGCAATAGCACTAGCCCATGTGGTGGAAACTGCTTTAAGTGATGGTAAGTTATTGGAGATTTTGGATCAAGAAGGCGGGAATTGGCCAATTGAGGTGGCAAAGGAATTGGCTGAAATGGGACTGAGCTGTGCTGAGCTTCGGCGTCAAGATAGACCTGATTTGAAAGAGAAAGTACTTCCTGCACTGGAGAGATTGAAAGAAGTTGCTGATAGGGCTCGAGATTCAGCTTGCAGAGTGCCATCTGCACCTCCTAACCACTTCATCTGCCCAATTCTTAAG GATGTGATGGACGATCCTTGCGTTGCTGCGGATGGTTACACTTATGACCGCAGAGCAATAAAGCAATGGCTTGAAGAGAATGATACATCTCCAATGACAAATATGCCATTGCCTCATAAGAATCTGATACCAAATTACACGCTTCTTTCTGCAGTTGTGGAGTGGAAATCTGGAATCCAATAA
- the LOC126700362 gene encoding putative kinase-like protein TMKL1, translated as MKNTHMLKLVVGLTSTILLIILILYFFFYRKRVLRNGGEDIEIMEKGRGDEELIEDLVTFQDGEDLKISDILDAPGEVIGKSNYGTLYKALLQRSNKLRLLRFLRPVCTIRGEEFDDVIQLLGCLRHPNLVSLLGFYAGPRGEKLLVHPFYRLGNLAEFIRDGSDESHKWAIIYSISIGIAKGLEHLHTGFLKPIIHGNLKSKNILLDRKYQPYVSDSGLYLLLNATASQEMLEASAAEGYKAPELIKMKDASEETDIYSLGVILLELLSGKEAVNENPTSDEDFYLPNFMRNAVLGHRIGDLFHPNILLRDSNDDQSWVTEECILKFFQLAMACCSPSPSLRPNIKQVLWKLEDIRK; from the exons ATGAAAAACACCCACATGCTGAAACTAGTAGTTGGACTAACTTCAACAATCTTGTTGATAATTCTCATACTTTACTTCTTCTTCTACCGCAAAAGAGTGTTGAGAAATGGTGGTGAAGATATAGAAATCATGGAAAAGGGTCGTGGAGATGAGGAACTGATAGAGGACCTGGTGACTTTCCAAGATGGTGAAGACCTCAAAATCAGTGACATATTGGATGCTCCTGGAGAAGTTATAGGAAAATCCAACTATGGCACACTGTACAAGGCCTTGTTGCAGCGAAGCAACAAGTTGAGGCTGCTGAGGTTTTTAAGGCCAGTGTGCACTATAAGAGGTGAAGAATTTGATGATGTGATTCAGCTTCTGGGGTGTTTAAGGCATCCCAACTTGGTTTCTCTTCTTGGATTCTATGCAGGGCCAAGAGGTGAAAAGCTTCTTGTTCATCCATTTTATAGGCTGGGCAATCTGGCAGAATTCATTAGAG ATGGAAGCGATGAATCTCACAAATGGGCCATCATTTACAGCATCTCCATTGGTATAGCCAAGGGATTGGAACATCTCCATACAGGATTTCTGAAGCCTATAATCCATGGAAATCTCAAGTCAAAAAACATACTTTTGGATCGAAAGTACCAACCATACGTCTCGGATTCTGGACTATATCTTCTGTTGAATGCTACTGCTAGCCAAGAAATGCTTGAAGCTTCAGCAGCTGAGGGCTACAAAGCCCCAGAGCTGATCAAAATGAAGGATGCAAGTGAAGAAACTGATATATACAGCCTTGGGGTAATCTTACTTGAACTGCTTTCAGGGAAGGAGGCAGTCAATGAGAACCCAACCTCTGATGAGGATTTTTACCTTCCTAACTTTATGAGAAATGCAGTTCTGGGGCATAGGATTGGAGACTTATTCCATCCCAACATACTTCTAAGAGACAGCAATGATGATCAAAGCTGGGTTACTGAAGaatgcattctcaaattctttcaGCTTGCTATGGCTTGTTGTTCTCCTTCACCTTCTCTCAGGCCCAATATTAAGCAGGTCCTTTGGAAGCTTGAAGATATTAGAAAATAA